A single window of Nicotiana sylvestris chromosome 3, ASM39365v2, whole genome shotgun sequence DNA harbors:
- the LOC138886948 gene encoding NAC domain-containing protein 78-like has translation MSMVPAARRGCIMGVRFHPTEAELINFLKRFLKGELLPSECPNFQLADIYGDQPPWEIFGANSDHPKEKVRYIFTRLKKQKSEHTRVRRTCANGTWKGQTGIDPIKNAKGTVAGFRRCFKFQTSRSKEGEHNKNWLMKEYSVGNDFFRENNIPKEDIVVCRIKKNIRSKKNHGVNMEEQDVPKAIEAMLHGPDEDYCTTVQPATICQAADQHQVNDWSNYQQEVNWADDMLIGIDEFGDIIW, from the coding sequence ATGTCGATGGTGCCAGCTGCACGCCGTGGGTGTATCATGGGTGTTCGGTTTCACCCTACTGAAGCAGAGTTGATCAACTTTCTGAAAAGGTTCCTAAAGGGCGAGCTTTTGCCGAGTGAATGCCCTAATTTCCAACTTGCCGATATCTATGGAGACCAACCACCATGGGAGATATTTGGAGCTAATTCTGATCATCCCAAAGAGAAGGTTCGCTATATTTTTACTCGgttgaagaagcagaagagtGAGCATACAAGGGTTCGTCGAACTTGCGCCAACGGGACATGGAAAGGCCAAACCGGTATTGATCCTATCAAGAACGCTAAGGGAACTGTGGCTGGGTTTAGAAGATGTTTCAAGTTTCAAACTAGTCGTAGTAAAGAAGGTGAGCACAATAAAAATTGGCTGATGAAAGAATATTCCGTCGGGAATGATTTCTTTAGAGAAAACAATATTCCTAAGGAGGATATTGTTGTGTGCCGAATCAAGAAGAATATAagatcaaagaaaaatcatgggGTAAATATGGAGGAACAAGATGTTCCAAAAGCAATCGAAGCTATGTTACATGGACCTGATGAAGATTACTGCACAACAGTACAACCAGCAACAATATGTCAAGCAGCTGATCAACATCAAGTTAATGACTGGTCCAACTACCAACAGGAGGTCAATTGGGCTGATGATATGCTCATAGGGATAGACGAGTTTGGAGATATAATCTGGTAA